From the Cryptomeria japonica chromosome 2, Sugi_1.0, whole genome shotgun sequence genome, one window contains:
- the LOC131067561 gene encoding uncharacterized protein LOC131067561: MVDALTICGAGLKAPSEFDLRGPILTELVNDVKKELGDQRQIWSTKGCTIMTDGWTDRRNRTLLNFLVSSAGGTVFIKSIDASAHCKNATYLCEQIEEVINEVGEENVVQVVTDNAPNYVAAGRLLMERRPSIVWTPCAAHCIDLMLEDIGKLPWVKTCVEKARNVCKFVYNHSWVLALMRQYTEHKELARPGITRFATNFITLQSMLRCKMALRRMIVGEEWSSSSYAATPAGKDMADCIFDERGFWSPCDEIVKFVKPLVVLLRVADGEKPAMGYIYEGMDRAKEGIKSIYAGDESKYGPIWQIIDKRWHHQLHRPIHAAAYYLNPAFHFSPTFRADAEVLDGLYSVMEKMAPVGCTQTDLMRELQLFSNAQGETFSRPIAKESRTTMMPDNWWSFFGPTTPNLQKLAIRILSQPCSASGCERNWSMFEHIHSKRRNRLSVEKMNDLIFVHYNLRLRMRKNALADISPIILDEVDPETEWAIETDPVAVFSDDDTDWIDQVDIEAEVVAMAEEE; this comes from the exons atggttgatgcccttaccatttGTGGGGCGGGGTTAAAAGCCCCTTCTGAgtttgatttgaggggacccattttgactgaattggtgaatgatgtgaagaaAGAATTGGGTGATCAACGCcaaatatggagcactaaaggttgcaccatcatgactgatggttggacagacaggagaaatagaactctccttaattttcttgtttcttccgcag ggggcaccgttttcatcaagtctattgatgcctccgcccattgcaagaatgccacctacctatgtgagcagatagaggaggtgattaatGAGGTGGGTGaagagaacgtggtacaggtggtgactgaCAATGcaccaaattatgttgctgcag gcagactattgatggagaggcgcccatctatagtttggactccatgtgccgcccattgcattgacctcatgttagaGGATATTGGAAAACTTCCATGGGTCAAGACATGTGTAGAAAAGGcaagaaatgtgtgcaaatttgtatataatcattcatgggtgttggctcttatgagacaatacacagagcataaggagttagctcgtccaggaatcacaagatttgccacaaacttcatcacattgcagtccatgcttcgtTGTAAGatggccttgagacgtatgattgttggtgaggagtggtcttcctcatcctatgctgccaccccagcagggaaagatatggcagactgcatttttgatgagcgaggcttttggagcccttgtgatgagatagtgaag tttgttaagcccttggtggttttgttgcgagttgcggatggagaaaagcccgcaatgggctacatatatgagggcatggatagggcgaaagagggcatcaaatctatctatgcaggagatgagagcaagtatggtcccatttggcagatcattgataagagatggcatcatcagcttcataggcccatccatgcagcagcctattatTTGAATCCGGCATTCCATTTTAGCCCTACTTTCAGGGCTGATGCGGAGGTCCTTGATGGGCTATACTCAGTCATGGAGAAGATGGCACCTGTTGGTTGTACTCAGACAGATCTTATgcgagagctacagttgttctcaaatgcacaaggggagaccttttctcgtcctatcgccaaagaaagtaggacaactatgatgccag ataattggtggagcttttttggcccaacgacaccaaatcttcagaagttggccattcgcatcttgagccaaccatgcagtgcatctggttgtgagcgcaattggagtatgtttgagcacatacactccaagaggcgcaatagattatccgtggagaagatgaatgatcttatctttgttcactacaacctccgcctgagaatgagaaagaatgcattagctgacatctctcctatcattctagatgaggttgatcctgagacaGAGTGGGCCATTGAGACAGATCCTGTggctgtctttagtgatgatgacactgattggatcgaccaggtagatatagaggctgaggttgtagccatggcagaggaggagtag